The Sinomonas sp. P10A9 genome includes a window with the following:
- a CDS encoding SRPBCC family protein: MVDILHRIGVAKSSPDDVYAALTTIEGLSGWWARNTTGNTDVGGVIAFRFVPGGFDMKVIESVPGKKVLWEVVDGPAEWIGTHVSWDLSQAGDYTIVLFAHEGWAEPVEFMHHCSTKWATYLLSLKQLLESGVGSPDPDDQQISDWH, from the coding sequence ATGGTCGACATCCTGCATCGCATCGGAGTCGCGAAGTCGTCGCCGGACGATGTCTACGCGGCGCTCACAACGATCGAGGGGCTCTCCGGCTGGTGGGCCCGTAACACAACGGGAAACACGGACGTGGGCGGCGTGATCGCCTTCCGCTTCGTCCCCGGTGGCTTCGACATGAAGGTCATCGAGTCGGTGCCCGGGAAGAAGGTCCTCTGGGAGGTCGTGGACGGCCCGGCGGAATGGATCGGCACCCATGTGAGCTGGGACCTCAGCCAGGCCGGCGACTACACGATCGTGCTGTTCGCCCACGAGGGCTGGGCAGAGCCGGTCGAGTTCATGCACCACTGCAGTACCAAGTGGGCCACCTATCTGCTCAGCCTCAAACAGCTGCTCGAGTCCGGTGTGGGTTCGCCCGACCCGGACGATCAGCAGATCAGCGACTGGCACTGA
- a CDS encoding TIGR03086 family metal-binding protein produces the protein MTFAQTVFLPVTPDEAFGLVTQPERLRRWMTITSRIDLRAGGDFRWTVVPGAYAAGTVTEVEPGRRIAFAFGWEGHGEVPPGSSDLTITLEPAEGGTNLTLVHAGLSPAQEEDHAQGWTHYLGRLAALAGTGDAGLDVWVQPEHFDQIAGADASFAVLDRVLAAVTPDAAARPTPCEDFDVAALTDHLHGSIVSIGTAIGAQFPAEFPSSSVTFDAEARLAVVIQPTLEALAHRGLEGTVDMGFAVMPATSVANILNIELLVHAWDYASALGRDLEVSAELSQYILGLAEETITDQVRASGSFAGAKLVDESAHALDRLVAFTGRVASRG, from the coding sequence ATGACATTCGCACAGACCGTGTTCCTGCCCGTCACTCCGGACGAGGCGTTCGGCCTCGTTACCCAGCCCGAGCGCCTGCGCCGCTGGATGACCATCACCTCCCGCATCGACCTGCGCGCAGGCGGGGACTTCCGCTGGACCGTTGTCCCCGGCGCCTACGCCGCAGGCACCGTCACCGAGGTCGAGCCCGGGCGCCGGATCGCCTTCGCCTTCGGCTGGGAGGGCCACGGAGAGGTGCCGCCCGGGTCCTCGGACCTCACCATCACGCTTGAGCCTGCCGAGGGCGGCACGAACCTCACCCTCGTACACGCCGGTCTGAGCCCAGCACAGGAGGAGGATCACGCCCAGGGGTGGACGCATTACCTCGGCCGTCTTGCGGCGCTTGCAGGGACGGGCGATGCAGGCCTCGACGTGTGGGTCCAGCCCGAGCACTTCGACCAGATCGCGGGCGCGGACGCATCGTTTGCCGTCCTCGACCGGGTACTCGCCGCCGTGACGCCCGACGCCGCCGCGCGCCCCACGCCGTGCGAGGACTTCGACGTCGCTGCCCTCACCGACCACCTGCACGGGAGCATCGTGAGCATCGGTACGGCTATAGGCGCCCAGTTCCCTGCTGAATTCCCCTCCTCGTCGGTGACGTTCGACGCCGAGGCGCGCCTCGCCGTCGTGATCCAGCCGACGCTCGAGGCACTCGCGCACCGCGGCCTTGAGGGCACGGTGGACATGGGCTTCGCCGTGATGCCCGCGACGAGCGTGGCCAACATCCTCAACATCGAGCTGCTCGTGCACGCGTGGGACTACGCGTCGGCGCTCGGGCGAGACCTCGAGGTCTCCGCCGAGCTGTCCCAATACATCCTCGGGCTCGCCGAGGAGACCATCACGGACCAGGTCCGGGCGAGTGGCTCGTTTGCCGGGGCCAAGCTCGTCGACGAGTCCGCTCACGCACTCGACCGCCTCGTTGCCTTCACCGGGCGGGTGGCCTCCCGTGGCTGA
- a CDS encoding alkaline phosphatase family protein: MAPGLAGIDHIVVLMLENRSFDHMLGYLYHGSGNVSPSGAPFEGLTGTESCPGTDGKPVPVYPIAPTTPDAYFMPGADPGEGFAKANSQLFGTTQPAPGAAPTMTGFVTDYAQAIKDNQAKKWYVVPGTAPSWIMGCYAPETLPVLSGLARGFAVCDHWFSSVPTETMPNRAFTCAGTSQGHMDDVTKSYTVPSIFGLLGQHGIPWKIYGYSKPPLTRLNFPDTQKAPAANIGLFKDFQADAAAGTLPGFAFVEPSWSSTGNSQHPNYSMAAGEQLILDTYHALRSGPGWAKTLLIVTYDEHGGCYDHVPPPSGATPPDSSPGEFGFDFTRFGPRVPTVLVSPLIPAGTVFRVAPGTMPLDHTSILATVEHRFGLPPLTRRDAAAPDVGAALTLSAPPHGRPPRRRLRTHAAGPPRRARRDAVPPRRCPRRAHGEVHARRLRRRLRGVTDRRGAERTTAGTRRRPRAPLPLRRGVESNRPTVLRNRPPIGAEASWGASSASAFAGEALPDPASQEAPPCVSADSCPSSPSPSSPFSRSARPLRPLLAAAAIRTSSTSTPSSSAVTSR; encoded by the coding sequence ATGGCTCCAGGACTCGCCGGCATCGACCACATCGTGGTCCTCATGCTCGAGAACAGATCGTTCGACCACATGCTCGGCTACCTCTACCACGGCTCGGGAAACGTCTCGCCGAGCGGGGCGCCTTTCGAGGGGCTCACGGGCACCGAGAGCTGCCCTGGCACGGATGGCAAGCCCGTGCCCGTCTACCCCATCGCCCCGACCACCCCGGACGCGTACTTCATGCCCGGCGCGGACCCGGGCGAAGGGTTCGCGAAGGCGAACAGCCAGCTCTTCGGGACCACGCAGCCGGCCCCCGGTGCCGCCCCCACGATGACCGGATTCGTCACCGACTACGCCCAGGCCATCAAGGACAACCAGGCGAAGAAGTGGTACGTGGTCCCGGGAACGGCGCCGAGCTGGATCATGGGCTGCTACGCGCCGGAAACGCTGCCGGTGCTGAGCGGGCTCGCGCGCGGATTCGCCGTGTGCGACCACTGGTTCAGCTCCGTGCCTACCGAAACCATGCCGAACCGCGCCTTCACGTGTGCCGGGACGAGCCAGGGCCACATGGACGACGTCACCAAGTCCTACACCGTCCCCAGCATCTTCGGGCTCCTCGGCCAGCACGGCATCCCGTGGAAGATCTACGGATACAGCAAGCCGCCGCTCACGCGCCTCAACTTCCCCGACACCCAGAAGGCCCCGGCAGCGAACATCGGCCTGTTCAAGGACTTCCAGGCCGACGCTGCGGCGGGGACGCTCCCGGGTTTCGCCTTCGTGGAACCCAGCTGGAGCTCGACCGGCAACAGCCAGCACCCCAACTACAGCATGGCCGCAGGCGAGCAGCTCATCCTCGACACCTACCATGCGCTCCGCTCGGGGCCCGGCTGGGCCAAGACGCTCCTCATCGTCACCTACGACGAGCACGGCGGCTGCTACGACCACGTCCCGCCGCCCTCGGGTGCCACGCCACCGGACAGCTCCCCCGGCGAGTTCGGCTTCGACTTCACCCGTTTCGGCCCCCGTGTGCCCACCGTCCTCGTGAGCCCTCTCATCCCCGCCGGCACGGTGTTCCGCGTGGCACCGGGGACCATGCCCCTCGATCACACGAGCATCCTCGCCACGGTCGAGCACCGGTTCGGCCTCCCGCCGCTCACCCGCCGGGACGCGGCGGCGCCCGACGTCGGCGCTGCCCTCACGCTGTCTGCCCCCCCGCACGGACGACCCCCTCGCCGGCGTCTCCGCACCCACGCAGCCGGCCCTCCCCGCCGCGCTCGTCGCGACGCCGTCCCACCTCGCCGATGTCCGCGACGAGCTCATGGCGAAGTTCACGCCCGCCGGCTGAGAAGGCGCCTCCGGGGGGTCACTGACAGGCGAGGCGCGGAGCGGACGACGGCGGGCACGCGCCGTCGTCCGCGGGCCCCCCTTCCGCTACGGCGCGGCGTAGAATCGAATCGGCCGACGGTTCTGCGCAACCGGCCGCCGATAGGCGCGGAAGCCAGCTGGGGGGCCAGCTCCGCATCAGCCTTTGCTGGGGAGGCGCTCCCAGACCCTGCGTCCCAAGAAGCTCCACCATGCGTATCCGCAGATTCCTGTCCATCCTCGCCGTCACCCTCCTCGCCGTTTTCGCGATCGGCGCGCCCGCTCAGGCCGCTTCTGGCGGCGGCGGCAATCCGCACTTCATCTACGTCAACGCCCAGCTCGTCGGCAGTGACCTCCAGGTGA
- a CDS encoding ArsR/SmtB family transcription factor — protein MPDLLEVAAEPTRRRILQLLAAGESAVTPLSDRFAATRSAISQHLLLLAEVGLVEVRKEGRNRLYRLSAKGMARLHEQVAVFWTNELNLLVADAHALAASGPAPGPTGQIPSEGPTPSEGQNLSEGQTPSEGPS, from the coding sequence ATGCCCGATCTCCTGGAAGTCGCTGCGGAGCCTACGCGCCGCCGCATCCTCCAACTGCTCGCGGCAGGGGAGTCCGCGGTCACGCCGCTGTCTGATCGCTTTGCGGCGACGCGATCCGCCATCTCCCAGCACCTCCTCCTCCTCGCGGAGGTGGGCCTCGTCGAGGTCCGCAAGGAGGGCCGCAACCGGCTCTATCGGCTATCGGCCAAGGGCATGGCCCGCCTGCACGAGCAGGTAGCCGTGTTCTGGACGAACGAGCTCAACCTCCTGGTCGCAGACGCGCACGCCCTCGCGGCGTCCGGTCCGGCTCCAGGGCCTACAGGCCAGATCCCGTCAGAAGGCCCGACCCCATCCGAAGGCCAGAACCTATCCGAAGGCCAGACCCCATCCGAAGGACCGTCATGA
- a CDS encoding SRPBCC family protein produces MAERLAGRRVDVEVATTIARPCAVVAAYAADPDNAPEWYANIRSAVWRTPKPLAVGSEIDFRARFMGRDLAYTYRVEEFVPGERLVMATAQGPFPMRTTYTWAVDQSGGDSHHSGSTVMTLRNDGAPRGFAALTAPLMEAMMRRANVKDLARIKDILEARG; encoded by the coding sequence GTGGCTGAACGTCTCGCTGGCCGCCGGGTCGATGTCGAGGTCGCGACGACGATCGCGCGGCCGTGCGCCGTCGTCGCCGCCTACGCCGCGGATCCGGACAATGCGCCCGAGTGGTACGCGAACATCCGCTCCGCAGTATGGCGTACACCGAAGCCACTGGCGGTCGGAAGCGAGATCGACTTCCGCGCCCGGTTCATGGGCCGCGACCTCGCGTACACGTACCGCGTCGAGGAGTTCGTGCCCGGTGAACGCCTCGTCATGGCGACCGCGCAGGGGCCGTTCCCGATGCGCACCACCTACACGTGGGCCGTTGACCAGTCCGGAGGCGACAGCCACCACTCCGGAAGCACGGTCATGACGCTCCGCAACGACGGCGCGCCGCGCGGCTTCGCTGCCCTCACGGCTCCGCTCATGGAGGCGATGATGCGGCGCGCCAATGTCAAAGACCTCGCGCGGATCAAGGACATCCTCGAGGCGCGGGGATAG
- a CDS encoding FAD-dependent oxidoreductase → MEAHGRREVHDAVVVGGGPVGMCFGILLALHGADVVVLEARPERLGHTRAIGIHPPGLRVLERAGVAGALVAQGVQIGEGVARSRASGRTEEIARLHFDPPVLAVPQWATEEALESRLAAIAPGALRRGVRAVRTEQTAGGAVVRCEDGTYAGRWVVAADGARSPLRSCLGVPTYGHPLRDAYLMGDFADATGDGALAVLHLEAAGIVESFPLPGGVRRWVAHLDEPAVDPSARDLAQIIAERTGAALDTSACTMLSAFTVMERLAARMVVGRVVLAGDAAHEVSPIGGQGMTLGWLDAEAFAPLIAAGLDRGGSSGGSGSGWSQLWVATERERLRAARAAARQARVNMTLGRALPPPLMAARNAAFRRLYGVPWLGGRTAARFTMQS, encoded by the coding sequence GTGGAGGCACACGGCCGGCGCGAGGTGCACGACGCCGTCGTCGTCGGCGGGGGGCCGGTGGGGATGTGCTTCGGAATCCTCCTGGCGCTCCACGGGGCGGACGTCGTAGTCCTCGAGGCGAGGCCCGAGCGGCTCGGCCACACCCGCGCCATCGGCATCCATCCGCCCGGGCTGCGCGTCCTGGAGCGGGCCGGCGTGGCGGGGGCCCTCGTGGCGCAGGGGGTGCAGATCGGGGAGGGCGTCGCGCGCTCGCGGGCCTCGGGCCGGACGGAGGAGATAGCACGGCTGCATTTCGATCCTCCCGTGCTCGCCGTGCCGCAGTGGGCCACGGAGGAGGCGCTCGAGTCCCGGCTCGCCGCGATCGCCCCCGGTGCCCTCCGCCGCGGCGTGCGCGCGGTGCGGACCGAGCAGACGGCGGGCGGCGCCGTCGTGCGCTGCGAGGACGGCACGTACGCGGGGCGCTGGGTCGTCGCGGCCGACGGCGCGCGCTCGCCGCTGCGCTCGTGCCTCGGCGTCCCCACGTACGGGCACCCGCTCCGCGACGCGTACCTCATGGGGGACTTCGCGGACGCGACGGGCGACGGCGCGCTCGCCGTGCTGCACCTCGAGGCGGCAGGAATCGTCGAATCGTTCCCGCTGCCGGGCGGGGTACGTCGATGGGTGGCGCATCTGGACGAGCCGGCCGTCGACCCCTCTGCCAGGGACCTCGCGCAGATCATCGCGGAGCGGACCGGCGCGGCCCTCGACACTTCCGCGTGCACGATGCTGAGTGCCTTCACGGTCATGGAGCGGCTTGCGGCACGGATGGTGGTCGGGCGCGTGGTGCTCGCCGGGGACGCTGCCCATGAGGTGAGCCCCATCGGCGGCCAGGGCATGACTCTGGGATGGCTCGACGCCGAGGCCTTCGCCCCGCTCATCGCCGCCGGACTCGATCGCGGTGGTTCCAGCGGTGGTTCCGGCTCCGGCTGGTCGCAACTCTGGGTCGCGACCGAGCGCGAACGGCTGCGTGCGGCGCGTGCGGCCGCGCGGCAGGCGAGGGTCAACATGACCCTGGGAAGGGCCCTCCCGCCGCCGCTCATGGCCGCGCGCAACGCAGCGTTCCGCAGGCTCTACGGCGTCCCTTGGCTTGGCGGCCGCACGGCGGCGCGCTTCACGATGCAGAGCTGA
- a CDS encoding LLM class flavin-dependent oxidoreductase has product MDFGIFTFGELTRGASGTSRSAAQRIDETIRLAKAADQAGLDIIGLGEHHRHDFAFSAPEIVLAAIARETERIRLTTAVTVLSTQDPARVFEQFATLDIISGGRAEIIAGRGVFPESFPLFGYDPANYDALFEDKFELLLQMREQADVTWPTPGSANGRQRGHHALQDAAIAPRPVQDRLPIWRGVGGTPSSFVRAGQAGVPLFLALLSGPQHFARHVELYRAAAAQAGHAASSLRVGTGSHLYVARTSQEARDTFYPHYAAYIEQNMPRPADGFPREQFDAWAGPGGGLLVGSPAQITERILATHEMLGTDRFMAQVGLGTLPFAETSASVELFATEVVPAVRKALGQ; this is encoded by the coding sequence ATGGACTTCGGCATCTTCACGTTCGGCGAGCTCACTCGCGGAGCCTCAGGCACCTCCCGCTCGGCCGCCCAGCGCATCGACGAGACCATCCGGCTCGCCAAAGCCGCGGACCAGGCGGGGCTCGACATCATTGGCCTCGGCGAGCACCACCGCCACGACTTCGCGTTCTCCGCGCCGGAGATCGTTTTAGCCGCAATAGCACGCGAGACCGAGCGGATCCGGCTCACCACAGCGGTCACCGTCCTCTCGACCCAGGACCCGGCCCGCGTCTTCGAGCAGTTCGCAACCCTGGACATCATCTCCGGCGGCCGCGCCGAGATCATCGCCGGGCGCGGCGTCTTCCCCGAGTCCTTCCCGCTCTTCGGCTACGACCCCGCGAACTACGACGCCCTGTTCGAGGACAAGTTCGAGCTCCTCCTGCAGATGCGGGAGCAGGCCGACGTCACGTGGCCGACACCCGGATCCGCGAATGGCAGGCAGCGCGGCCATCACGCCCTGCAGGACGCCGCGATCGCGCCGCGGCCCGTCCAGGACCGGCTCCCGATCTGGCGCGGCGTGGGCGGCACGCCGTCGAGCTTCGTCCGCGCTGGGCAGGCCGGGGTCCCGCTCTTCCTCGCGCTCCTGTCGGGACCCCAGCACTTCGCGCGGCACGTCGAGCTCTATCGGGCAGCCGCCGCCCAGGCCGGCCACGCGGCGTCGTCCCTCAGAGTCGGAACCGGCAGCCACCTGTATGTGGCGCGGACGTCGCAGGAGGCCCGCGATACGTTCTACCCGCACTACGCGGCGTACATCGAGCAGAACATGCCGCGCCCCGCGGATGGATTCCCGCGCGAGCAGTTCGATGCGTGGGCGGGTCCGGGCGGCGGACTCCTCGTGGGCAGCCCCGCACAGATCACCGAGCGCATCCTCGCGACGCACGAGATGCTCGGCACCGACCGCTTCATGGCCCAGGTGGGCCTCGGGACGCTGCCCTTCGCCGAGACCTCAGCGTCGGTCGAACTGTTCGCCACGGAGGTAGTTCCGGCGGTCAGGAAGGCGCTGGGCCAGTAG
- a CDS encoding SGNH/GDSL hydrolase family protein — protein MSADFTTRFVALGDSFTEGVGDPDASRPNGVRGWADRVAEQLQAADPATGYANLAIRGRKIRAILAEQIEPALALRPTLVTLYAGGNDILRPKVDIDALLEDYDAAVARLVGAGVRVLLFTGFDAGSSKVFGAMRGRTAIYNEQVRWIAERHGAALVDYWRFHEFQDWRMWDTDRMHMSSLGHATMANRVLSVLEHEGLADVPEMPELPVLSRVEQLRANAVWVREFAGPWVMRRLTGRSSGDGLSPKYPILTRL, from the coding sequence GTGAGCGCCGACTTCACCACTCGCTTCGTGGCACTGGGCGACTCGTTCACCGAGGGCGTGGGCGATCCGGACGCGTCCCGCCCGAACGGCGTGCGGGGCTGGGCCGACCGGGTTGCGGAGCAGCTCCAGGCTGCGGACCCTGCAACCGGCTACGCGAACCTGGCGATCCGCGGACGCAAGATCCGCGCGATCCTGGCCGAGCAGATCGAGCCGGCGCTCGCGCTGCGGCCCACGCTCGTGACGCTCTATGCGGGCGGGAACGACATCCTGCGGCCCAAGGTAGACATCGACGCGCTGCTCGAGGACTACGACGCGGCGGTCGCCCGGCTCGTCGGGGCGGGGGTCCGTGTGCTCCTCTTCACTGGGTTCGACGCAGGCTCCTCGAAGGTCTTCGGAGCCATGCGCGGACGGACCGCGATCTACAACGAGCAGGTACGCTGGATCGCCGAGCGCCACGGCGCAGCGCTGGTTGACTACTGGCGGTTCCATGAATTCCAGGACTGGCGCATGTGGGACACCGACCGCATGCACATGTCCTCCCTCGGCCACGCGACGATGGCCAACCGGGTACTCAGCGTCCTCGAGCACGAGGGCCTCGCCGACGTCCCGGAGATGCCGGAGCTGCCCGTCCTCAGCCGTGTTGAGCAGCTGAGGGCCAATGCCGTGTGGGTCCGCGAGTTCGCGGGGCCCTGGGTCATGCGCCGGCTCACGGGCCGCTCCTCGGGCGACGGCCTGAGCCCGAAGTACCCCATCCTCACCCGCCTGTAG
- the gluQRS gene encoding tRNA glutamyl-Q(34) synthetase GluQRS: MNHGAGRFAPSPSGELHVGNLRTALLAWLFARSTGRRFILRVEDLDRARAGAEAVQLRDLAAVGLDWDGEVVRQTERGALYDDAIARLTAAGLTYECYCTRREIQEAPSAPHAPQGAYPGTCRDLTEAQRARRRAERPAAIRLSAGVTEWAVTDGLHGRYTGVVDDFVLRRNDGVVAYNLAVVVDDAAQGVDQVVRGDDLLPSTPRQAYLAGLLGVRVPSYAHVPLVLNPAGRRLAKRDGAVTLGALALLGVPAEQVTALLLESLGLPGALGDALRDFRPEALPRDPWVLHPAALTARARPRELSG, translated from the coding sequence ATGAATCACGGCGCCGGCCGCTTCGCCCCCAGCCCTTCCGGCGAACTGCACGTCGGCAACCTGCGCACGGCGCTGCTCGCGTGGCTCTTCGCGAGGTCCACGGGCCGTCGCTTCATCCTGCGCGTCGAGGACCTGGACCGGGCCCGCGCTGGAGCCGAGGCCGTCCAGCTGCGGGACCTCGCCGCCGTCGGCCTCGATTGGGACGGCGAGGTGGTCCGCCAGACCGAACGCGGCGCGCTGTACGACGACGCGATCGCGCGCCTCACCGCGGCGGGCCTCACCTACGAGTGCTACTGCACGCGCCGTGAGATCCAGGAGGCGCCCAGCGCCCCGCACGCGCCGCAGGGGGCATACCCCGGGACATGCCGCGACCTCACCGAGGCGCAGCGCGCACGACGCCGCGCGGAACGTCCCGCCGCGATCCGCCTCAGCGCCGGGGTCACCGAATGGGCCGTCACCGACGGCCTGCACGGGCGGTACACGGGCGTTGTCGACGACTTCGTGCTGCGGCGCAACGACGGGGTCGTGGCGTACAACCTCGCGGTGGTCGTGGATGACGCCGCGCAGGGCGTGGACCAGGTGGTCCGCGGCGACGACCTCCTGCCCTCCACCCCGCGGCAGGCGTACCTCGCGGGGCTGCTCGGCGTGCGCGTGCCCTCGTACGCGCATGTGCCGCTCGTGCTCAACCCAGCTGGCCGACGGCTCGCGAAGCGCGACGGCGCGGTGACCCTTGGGGCCCTCGCGCTCCTGGGGGTGCCGGCCGAGCAGGTGACAGCGCTCCTCCTCGAGTCGCTTGGCCTGCCTGGCGCGCTCGGGGACGCACTCCGGGACTTCCGCCCCGAGGCGCTCCCCCGCGATCCGTGGGTCCTCCACCCGGCCGCTCTCACCGCCCGGGCGCGACCCCGCGAACTGTCGGGTTGA